A single Cannabis sativa cultivar Pink pepper isolate KNU-18-1 chromosome 7, ASM2916894v1, whole genome shotgun sequence DNA region contains:
- the LOC115698202 gene encoding protein WHAT'S THIS FACTOR 1 homolog, chloroplastic: MLLKTRTICSYLPKLTQLLTSHTNPGFNLQAKAISSLKVVWRKDVKLDHAIEKDKHFKLCSRVVREVLNEPGQVIPLRYLEKRRERLRLNIKARTFLTNYPGLFDVYYDRIKPKTAPVQFLRVSNKLKLFLEEEERIVTKNEPLIVSKLCKLLMMSKDRVLSADKLVHVKREFGFPNDFLVNLVPKYSQYFRLVGSPGEGKSFLELVSWNPEFAKSVIEQRSEEESRVTGIRPRPNFYYKLPSGFFLRKEMREWVRDWMELDYVSPYDDISHLGQASQEMEKRTVGVFHELLSLSIHKRIPVPILGKFGDEYRFSNAFSSVFTRHSGIFYMSLKGGIKTAVLREAYKGDELIDRDPLLEIKDKFVELLEEGRQERAEQLRLQREEIEKDMEVTAIRIEE, encoded by the coding sequence ATGCTACTCAAAACCCGAACTATTTGCTCATACTTACCAAAACTCACACAGCTCTTAACATCCCATACAAACCCTGGATTCAACCTTCAAGCAAAAGCTATTTCGAGTCTGAAAGTGGTATGGCGTAAGGATGTTAAACTAGACCATGCCATAGAGAAGGACAAACACTTCAAGCTCTGTTCCCGGGTTGTGAGGGAGGTCCTTAACGAACCGGGTCAAGTAATTCCACTTCGGTACCTCGAGAAACGCCGCGAAAGATTACGCCTTAACATCAAAGCTAGAACCTTCCTCACCAATTACCCTGGTTTATTTGATGTTTATTATGATAGGATCAAACCCAAGACCGCACCAGTTCAGTTTCTCCGTGTTAGTAATAAGCTTAAACTATTTCTCGAAGAAGAGGAAAGGATTGTCACAAAAAATGAGCCTTTGATTGTGTCTAAATTGTGCAAATTGTTGATGATGTCCAAAGATAGGGTTCTCAGTGCAGATAAATTGGTTCATGTGAAGAGAGAATTTGGTTTCCCGAATGATTTTTTGGTCAATTTGGTGCCCAAATATTCACAGTATTTTAGGTTAGTAGGGTCTCCAGGTGAAGGGAAATCGTTTCTGGAATTGGTTTCATGGAACCCCGAGTTTGCAAAATCGGTAATTGAGCAGAGATCAGAGGAGGAATCAAGGGTGACCGGAATCAGGCCTCGGCCTAATTTCTATTACAAGCTTCCATCGGGGTTTTTCTTGAGAAAGGAAATGAGGGAATGGGTTAGGGACTGGATGGAGCTAGATTATGTATCGCCTTACGATGATATCTCACATTTGGGTCAAGCATCACAGGAAATGGAGAAGAGGACGGTTGGGGTTTTCCACGAGCTGTTGTCATTGTCCATACACAAGAGAATTCCAGTACCAATACTTGGGAAGTTTGGCGATGAGTACCGATTTTCAAATGCTTTCTCGAGCGTGTTCACAAGGCACTCTGGGATTTTCTATATGTCTTTGAAAGGTGGGATAAAGACGGCAGTGCTGAGGGAGGCTTACAAGGGTGATGAATTGATCGACCGAGATCCATTGCTTGAGATAAAGGATAAATTTGTGGAGCTATTGGAAGAAGGGCGGCAAGAGAGAGCAGAACAGTTGAGATTGCAAAGAGAGGAGATTGAGAAGGATATGGAAGTGACGGCTATAAGGATTGAAGAGTAG